In candidate division WOR-3 bacterium, the following proteins share a genomic window:
- a CDS encoding YifB family Mg chelatase-like AAA ATPase yields MLSRVLSAAVFGVDGYIVTVETDVTHGLSQFNIVGLPDAAVKESQHRVQAAIKNSGFAFPNRKITVNLAPADVKKEGAAFDLPMAVGILGAGGTIQPEALRNFALLGELSLDGSVRPIKGAVSMAVAAKLAGLRGLIVPPQNATEAAMVQGLPVYAVGSLVEAVNFINGATAIEPTHTDIATLFAQAAIPPVDLAEVHGHEHAKRALEIAAAGGHNALMIGPPGSGKTMLARRLATILPPMSLDEALEATRIHSVVGALSPDRPLVATRPFRSPHHNVSESGAIGGGTVPRPGEASLAHNGVLFLDELPEFRRDVLEALRQPLEDGDVTIGRARSTFTFPARFMLVCAMNPCPCGFAGDPRHTCSCSPQKIRHYRSKISGPLLDRIDIHIEVPALKYDDISTKRAGESSSLVAERVARARRTQLARFAATSPRHPVYSNAQMGPQLIRRFCPVSAQSDEILRAAIDRLGLSARAYHRVLKVARTIADLEGKDSIQPPHITEAVQYRTLDRTAW; encoded by the coding sequence GTGTTGTCGCGGGTGCTTTCGGCCGCGGTGTTCGGAGTGGACGGCTACATCGTGACCGTCGAGACCGACGTCACCCATGGACTGTCCCAATTCAACATCGTGGGTCTGCCCGACGCCGCGGTTAAGGAGTCTCAGCACCGGGTTCAGGCGGCAATCAAGAACTCCGGCTTCGCTTTCCCCAACCGCAAGATCACGGTCAACCTCGCCCCGGCCGACGTCAAGAAGGAGGGTGCGGCTTTCGACCTGCCGATGGCGGTCGGCATCCTCGGCGCCGGCGGGACCATCCAGCCAGAAGCTCTCCGTAACTTTGCTCTCCTCGGCGAACTCTCGCTCGACGGCTCGGTCCGCCCCATCAAGGGCGCGGTGTCGATGGCGGTGGCCGCGAAGCTCGCGGGTTTGCGCGGACTGATCGTCCCGCCCCAGAACGCGACCGAGGCCGCGATGGTACAGGGGCTGCCGGTATACGCGGTCGGCTCGCTGGTCGAGGCGGTGAACTTCATAAACGGCGCAACCGCAATCGAACCGACGCACACCGATATCGCCACGCTCTTCGCCCAGGCTGCGATTCCGCCGGTCGACCTGGCTGAGGTCCACGGACATGAGCACGCCAAGCGGGCTCTGGAGATTGCCGCGGCCGGCGGACACAACGCGCTGATGATCGGCCCGCCCGGCTCGGGCAAGACCATGCTCGCGCGCCGGCTTGCGACCATCCTGCCGCCCATGTCCCTGGACGAGGCGCTGGAAGCGACGCGGATTCACAGCGTAGTCGGCGCGCTCTCCCCGGACCGGCCTTTGGTCGCGACCCGGCCATTCCGCTCCCCGCACCACAACGTCTCGGAATCCGGCGCCATCGGCGGTGGTACCGTGCCCCGGCCCGGAGAGGCGTCACTCGCCCACAACGGCGTGCTCTTCCTCGACGAGCTACCGGAGTTCCGACGTGACGTACTCGAAGCCCTGCGGCAACCGCTCGAAGACGGCGACGTCACCATCGGCCGGGCCCGCTCGACCTTCACCTTCCCGGCGCGGTTCATGCTGGTCTGTGCCATGAACCCCTGCCCGTGCGGATTCGCCGGCGACCCCCGCCACACCTGCTCGTGCTCGCCGCAGAAGATTCGCCACTACCGCAGCAAGATCTCCGGTCCCCTGCTCGACCGGATTGACATCCACATTGAGGTGCCTGCCCTGAAGTACGACGACATCTCTACCAAGCGGGCGGGCGAGAGTTCGAGTCTGGTCGCCGAACGGGTCGCCCGGGCGCGCCGGACCCAGCTCGCCCGGTTTGCCGCAACGAGCCCGCGCCACCCGGTCTACTCGAACGCCCAGATGGGACCGCAACTCATCCGCCGCTTCTGCCCGGTGTCGGCCCAGAGCGACGAGATCCTCCGTGCCGCAATCGATCGGCTCGGCCTTTCCGCCCGCGCCTATCACCGCGTGCTCAAAGTGGCAAGGACCATTGCCGACCTGGAAGGCAAAGACAGCATCCAGCCGCCTCACATCACCGAGGCGGTGCAATACCGCACCCTCGACCGGACGGCATGGTGA
- a CDS encoding KH domain-containing protein, which produces MKEMIEHIVKALVDHPDQVKVTELAGERTLTYEVKVMPGDQGKVIGRQGNTIDAVRAIVRAAARKLDKHATVDVIP; this is translated from the coding sequence ATGAAAGAGATGATCGAGCACATCGTGAAGGCGCTCGTCGACCACCCCGACCAGGTCAAGGTCACCGAACTCGCCGGCGAGCGTACGCTCACCTACGAAGTCAAGGTCATGCCCGGCGACCAGGGCAAGGTCATCGGCCGGCAGGGCAATACCATCGACGCGGTCCGGGCGATTGTCAGAGCGGCTGCCCGTAAACTGGACAAGCACGCCACGGTCGACGTAATCCCCTAA
- a CDS encoding hydrogenase 3 maturation endopeptidase HyCI gives MAFQLRARSETVAEEASQLVILGVGNRLRGDDAVGCLVCDELRKDRIPGSEDSWGPVPDTRILDSSNSRSLLDGDRPLPVGVFLLDCGNTPENYLQPIADRKPSRILVVDCCDFGAEPGEFRLFTRPEIEQLSYGLMSTHTLPLTLTIEMLSLETRAAIELLGVQPERIDFGADLSAPVRSALPAVVEFVQQWARRPWPGA, from the coding sequence GTGGCTTTCCAGCTACGTGCGCGAAGCGAAACAGTGGCGGAAGAAGCTTCGCAGCTAGTCATACTCGGGGTCGGAAATCGGCTGCGCGGCGACGACGCGGTCGGCTGTCTTGTTTGTGACGAACTCAGGAAGGATAGGATTCCAGGATCCGAGGATTCATGGGGTCCGGTACCGGACACTCGAATCCTCGATTCCTCAAACTCTCGATCCCTCCTGGACGGAGACCGCCCTCTGCCGGTTGGCGTCTTTCTGCTCGACTGCGGCAATACACCCGAGAACTACCTGCAGCCGATTGCCGACCGGAAACCGAGTCGAATTCTGGTGGTGGACTGCTGCGACTTTGGTGCGGAGCCCGGTGAGTTCCGCCTGTTCACCCGCCCGGAAATCGAGCAGCTCTCCTATGGTCTCATGTCTACACACACGCTGCCCCTGACCCTGACCATCGAGATGCTCTCGCTCGAGACGAGAGCAGCAATCGAGTTGCTCGGCGTACAGCCGGAGCGGATTGATTTCGGCGCAGACCTCTCCGCGCCGGTCAGAAGCGCACTACCGGCCGTGGTCGAGTTCGTGCAGCAGTGGGCTCGGAGACCCTGGCCCGGTGCGTGA
- the rpsP gene encoding 30S ribosomal protein S16 — protein sequence MLKIRLRRMGLRNRPDYRVVVIDSRKARDGEYLESVGHYDPRTKLLELKTDRIGHWVSKGAQTSDTVGRLLSRYARQHASTAEPANGEGATAATIPGEPVSTPESATPTDTPKE from the coding sequence TTGCTTAAAATTCGACTAAGGCGCATGGGACTTCGGAACCGGCCTGACTACCGGGTTGTCGTCATCGACTCGCGCAAGGCGCGCGACGGCGAATACCTGGAGTCGGTCGGCCACTATGACCCGCGTACGAAACTCCTGGAACTGAAAACCGATCGCATCGGGCACTGGGTTTCGAAAGGCGCCCAAACGTCCGACACGGTCGGCAGGCTCCTGAGCCGCTACGCCCGGCAGCACGCGTCGACCGCCGAGCCCGCCAACGGCGAAGGTGCGACCGCTGCAACCATACCCGGCGAACCCGTTTCCACCCCGGAGAGCGCGACACCGACGGACACACCGAAGGAGTAG
- a CDS encoding bifunctional enoyl-CoA hydratase/phosphate acetyltransferase yields the protein MAADFGPIADFNDLVARAKARGSRRCVVACAEDCASIEALHAARQTGIAQGILYGDEQRIATICESQKFSPGDFEIHNTASQAESIRQAISDVAGNGGFLMKGQIDTATFMRGVLDEGLGLRGDRILSHVALLCLATYKKVLFVTDGGINAELDLRRKIDIVRNAVELTRLLGIARPRVALLSAVEKITLGIAETLDWAIVTKMGDQGEFGEAVVEGPLALDIAFSPEAAKIKRVASEVSGNVDILVVPSLATGNILAKGLQYLGGAKGAGIIVGAKKPIVMLSRADSSETKLYSIALGNLAS from the coding sequence ATGGCTGCTGATTTCGGACCGATTGCGGATTTCAATGACCTGGTGGCCCGGGCCAAGGCCAGGGGTTCGCGGCGCTGCGTGGTGGCTTGCGCCGAGGACTGCGCGAGCATCGAGGCCCTCCATGCCGCCAGGCAAACCGGCATTGCCCAGGGCATCCTCTACGGCGACGAACAGCGCATCGCCACCATCTGCGAGAGCCAGAAGTTCTCGCCCGGGGATTTCGAGATCCACAACACCGCCTCGCAGGCCGAGTCGATCCGGCAGGCCATCTCCGACGTGGCCGGCAACGGCGGTTTCCTGATGAAGGGCCAGATCGATACCGCGACTTTCATGCGGGGCGTGCTCGATGAGGGACTCGGGTTGCGCGGCGACCGGATTCTCAGCCACGTCGCCCTGCTCTGTCTGGCTACCTACAAGAAGGTGCTGTTCGTAACTGACGGCGGCATCAATGCCGAGTTGGACCTGCGACGCAAGATAGACATCGTGCGCAACGCCGTGGAGTTAACGCGGCTGCTGGGAATAGCCCGGCCCCGGGTCGCGCTCCTTTCGGCGGTGGAGAAGATAACGCTGGGCATAGCCGAGACTCTCGACTGGGCGATAGTGACGAAAATGGGCGACCAGGGAGAATTCGGCGAGGCGGTGGTCGAAGGGCCGCTCGCGCTCGATATCGCGTTCTCACCCGAAGCGGCGAAGATCAAGCGCGTCGCCAGCGAAGTGTCGGGGAACGTAGACATCCTGGTTGTGCCGTCGCTCGCCACGGGCAACATTCTGGCCAAGGGGTTGCAGTACCTGGGCGGGGCAAAGGGCGCGGGCATCATCGTGGGTGCAAAGAAGCCGATTGTGATGCTGTCGCGGGCCGATTCCTCCGAGACCAAGCTCTACTCGATAGCCCTGGGCAATCTGGCATCATAG
- a CDS encoding YraN family protein — protein MKAKPLGRKGEDLAASYLRDIGWEILERNYTTWLGEIDLICRDRGTLVFVEVKTRTATDFARPDQSVTQRKQAKLRRLVEDYLVQHRQESADVRFDVLGVTLGSGHPEFDHIVGAL, from the coding sequence GTGAAAGCCAAACCGCTGGGCCGGAAGGGAGAAGATCTTGCTGCCTCGTACCTGCGGGACATCGGCTGGGAGATCCTCGAACGCAACTACACGACCTGGCTCGGCGAGATCGACCTCATCTGCCGGGACCGCGGCACGCTCGTTTTTGTCGAGGTGAAGACCCGCACCGCTACCGACTTCGCCCGGCCCGACCAGTCGGTCACGCAGCGCAAGCAGGCCAAGCTGCGCCGGCTGGTGGAAGACTACCTGGTGCAGCACCGGCAGGAGTCGGCCGACGTCCGGTTCGACGTCCTCGGCGTCACGCTCGGCTCCGGCCATCCGGAATTCGACCATATCGTCGGAGCTCTCTAG
- a CDS encoding nucleotide sugar dehydrogenase: MDLAKKIHDRTAKVGVIGIGYVGLPLSIEIARAGFTTVGIDVDQSKVAAVRKGKSFIGDVKDADIVEVSKKFTATTDFRVLASCDIVNICVPTPFTASKDPDVTYIEDAGRQVAKYFKPGQLVVLRSTTYPETTEKVLQPILDAPGRKVGRDYYLSFVPERIDPGNHRFNTKTTPVVVGGVTKTCTDLSVDFYSRFVERVVRVSSPRAAEMSKLLENIFRSVNIALVNEMAMMCDRMGNIDIWEVINAASSKPFGYMPFYPGPGIGGHCILIDPYYLAWKAREYDFHSNFIELAAETNESMPFYVADRVTEVLGINGVAVSKAKLLILGAAFKGNVEDTRHSPAMKVMELVQHKVKSIAYHDPWVSEIHINGGRSKSVPMTEKALKSADCVVILTDHKCFDYNFIFKHSRLILDARNAIKRRGSKKLYTLGNHPVKK, encoded by the coding sequence ATGGACCTGGCAAAGAAGATTCACGATAGGACCGCAAAGGTCGGAGTCATCGGCATCGGCTACGTGGGTCTGCCGCTCAGCATCGAAATCGCCCGCGCCGGCTTCACCACCGTCGGCATCGACGTGGACCAGTCCAAGGTCGCAGCGGTCAGGAAAGGCAAGAGCTTCATCGGCGACGTCAAAGACGCGGACATCGTCGAGGTCAGCAAGAAGTTCACGGCCACGACTGACTTCCGTGTCCTCGCTTCCTGTGACATTGTGAACATCTGCGTGCCGACGCCGTTCACCGCCAGCAAGGACCCGGACGTGACCTACATTGAAGATGCCGGCCGCCAAGTGGCGAAGTACTTCAAACCGGGGCAACTCGTGGTGCTGCGCTCCACCACCTATCCCGAGACAACCGAAAAGGTACTGCAGCCGATTCTCGACGCCCCCGGCAGGAAAGTCGGGCGCGACTACTACCTCTCATTCGTGCCCGAACGCATCGACCCGGGCAATCACAGGTTCAACACCAAGACCACACCGGTCGTTGTCGGCGGAGTGACGAAGACCTGTACCGACCTGAGCGTCGACTTCTACTCCCGGTTTGTCGAACGCGTCGTCCGTGTATCCTCTCCCCGTGCGGCCGAGATGTCCAAGCTGCTCGAAAACATCTTCCGCAGCGTCAACATTGCCCTGGTGAACGAGATGGCAATGATGTGCGACCGGATGGGCAACATCGACATCTGGGAAGTCATCAACGCCGCCTCCTCCAAACCCTTCGGTTACATGCCGTTCTACCCCGGGCCCGGCATCGGCGGTCACTGCATTCTGATTGACCCCTACTATCTCGCCTGGAAAGCCCGCGAGTACGACTTCCACTCCAATTTCATCGAACTCGCGGCCGAGACGAACGAATCGATGCCCTTCTACGTCGCCGACCGAGTCACCGAGGTGCTCGGCATCAACGGTGTCGCCGTTTCCAAAGCGAAGCTGCTGATTCTCGGAGCCGCGTTCAAGGGCAACGTCGAGGATACCCGCCACTCCCCGGCGATGAAAGTGATGGAACTGGTCCAGCACAAAGTGAAGAGCATTGCCTACCACGACCCTTGGGTGTCGGAGATTCACATCAACGGCGGCCGGTCCAAGTCCGTGCCGATGACCGAGAAGGCACTGAAGTCGGCCGACTGCGTAGTGATACTTACCGACCACAAGTGTTTTGACTACAACTTCATCTTCAAGCACAGCCGGCTGATCCTCGACGCCCGCAACGCCATCAAACGCCGCGGCTCGAAGAAGCTCTACACCCTCGGTAACCACCCGGTCAAGAAGTAG
- a CDS encoding ribonuclease HII, with the protein MKYNLDQELWLSSSLFCGVDEVGRGALAGPVVAAAVILPRHATIAGVDDSKKLTPLRRERLEPEIKLRSVAWAVGAASHRFIEEQNIARASFRAMRLAVRRLRVQPELILADGWAIPDVGLPCHGIIHGDRSSLSIACASIIAKVWRDRLMIRLSRNYPGYGLDRHKGYGTAAHLRALRELGVSPIHRRTFKPVAALVASEQ; encoded by the coding sequence GTGAAGTACAACCTAGACCAGGAACTGTGGCTGAGTAGCTCCCTCTTCTGCGGCGTGGACGAGGTGGGAAGGGGGGCGTTGGCCGGACCGGTGGTCGCGGCCGCAGTAATCCTCCCACGCCACGCCACAATCGCAGGCGTTGACGACTCCAAGAAACTGACTCCGCTCCGGCGCGAGCGGCTCGAGCCCGAGATAAAGCTCCGCAGCGTGGCCTGGGCGGTCGGCGCGGCGAGCCACCGCTTCATCGAAGAACAGAACATCGCCCGAGCCTCTTTCCGCGCCATGCGCCTCGCTGTTCGCCGGCTGCGGGTTCAGCCCGAACTCATCCTGGCCGACGGCTGGGCCATACCGGATGTCGGCCTCCCCTGCCACGGCATCATCCACGGCGACAGATCCAGTCTCTCCATCGCCTGCGCCTCAATCATCGCCAAGGTCTGGCGCGACCGCCTGATGATACGCTTGTCCCGGAACTACCCGGGCTACGGTCTGGACCGGCACAAAGGGTACGGCACCGCAGCCCACCTGCGGGCGCTCCGTGAACTCGGCGTCTCCCCCATCCACCGCCGGACATTCAAACCGGTTGCCGCCCTCGTCGCCAGCGAGCAGTGA
- a CDS encoding RidA family protein: MDKRTAILTDKAPKPIGPYSQAVRFGNLVLTSGQIPIDPASGDLVSGDIAKETELVFANLAAVLAAAGTSLERAVKTTVFLTDMNQFGKVNEVYARHFREPFPARSTIQVAALPKGVSVEIDVVAEV, encoded by the coding sequence TTGGACAAAAGGACGGCGATTCTTACCGACAAAGCCCCGAAGCCGATCGGGCCATACAGCCAGGCAGTCAGGTTCGGGAACCTGGTTTTGACCTCCGGGCAGATCCCGATTGACCCGGCCAGCGGCGACCTGGTGTCCGGCGACATCGCCAAAGAGACCGAGCTCGTTTTCGCGAACCTGGCCGCGGTCCTGGCCGCGGCGGGGACCAGCCTTGAGCGCGCGGTGAAGACCACCGTGTTTCTGACCGATATGAACCAGTTCGGCAAGGTCAACGAGGTGTACGCCCGGCATTTTCGCGAGCCATTCCCCGCTCGGTCCACTATCCAGGTCGCGGCCCTGCCCAAGGGTGTCTCGGTTGAGATCGATGTCGTGGCTGAAGTGTAG
- the glnA gene encoding type I glutamate--ammonia ligase produces the protein MKRFEKALLEKDVKFIDLKYSDLPGRLRHVTLPIERFEQATRQGVGFDGSSVAGFRTVDAGDMVLKPDLESAFVDPFAQEPTVSCFSEMYESDGATRSERDPRAILARAVAALKKETGADDLMLRPEFEFYLFNKAEFWTDRSSAVYRIETDELKHDDPSGFSLFKGPAYHVAPPFDRSSDFRSELSLMMAGCGVPVKYHHHEGGRYSQVEVEPEYLPALHAADGIMLGKYLVRNLAFKHEKSATFMPKPIFGEAGSGMHVHMYLRKGSSGEQGDGVSLFGDDRAAGKLSQLALYYIGGILNHAPSLCALTNPSTNSYRRLVPGYEAPVIVFFSFANRTAAIRIPGYVSSASEMAIEYRIPDATANPYLSMAAVLAAGLDGIRSKTDPGAPLKGRLDSLDRTLGKKAVPFSLMRALDELKRDNGYLTQDGIFSKETIDKWVEIKMDEVEAVARRPHPWEFSLYYGC, from the coding sequence GTGAAACGCTTCGAGAAAGCTCTCCTTGAGAAGGACGTTAAGTTCATAGACCTGAAATACTCGGACCTGCCGGGCCGGCTGCGGCATGTGACGCTGCCGATCGAGCGCTTCGAGCAGGCGACGAGGCAGGGAGTCGGGTTCGATGGTTCGTCGGTGGCGGGCTTTCGCACGGTGGATGCGGGTGACATGGTTCTGAAGCCGGACCTGGAGTCGGCGTTTGTCGATCCGTTCGCACAGGAACCGACGGTCTCCTGCTTCTCGGAGATGTACGAGAGCGACGGCGCTACTCGCAGCGAGCGGGACCCGCGGGCAATACTCGCGCGGGCGGTTGCCGCACTGAAGAAGGAGACCGGCGCCGACGACCTGATGCTCAGGCCGGAGTTCGAGTTCTACCTTTTCAACAAGGCTGAGTTCTGGACTGACCGGTCATCTGCGGTCTACCGGATCGAGACCGACGAACTGAAGCACGACGACCCTTCGGGTTTCTCGCTGTTCAAGGGGCCGGCGTACCACGTGGCGCCGCCCTTTGACCGCAGTTCCGATTTCCGCTCCGAGCTTTCGCTGATGATGGCCGGCTGCGGTGTACCCGTGAAGTATCACCATCACGAGGGAGGCAGGTATTCGCAGGTCGAGGTCGAGCCCGAGTATCTACCGGCGCTGCATGCCGCCGATGGCATCATGCTCGGCAAGTACCTGGTGCGGAACCTGGCGTTCAAACACGAGAAGAGCGCGACGTTCATGCCGAAGCCGATATTCGGCGAAGCCGGGTCGGGTATGCACGTCCACATGTACCTGCGGAAGGGCAGCAGCGGGGAGCAGGGCGACGGCGTTTCGCTGTTCGGCGACGACAGGGCGGCCGGCAAGCTCTCCCAGCTCGCGCTGTACTACATCGGCGGCATCCTGAATCACGCGCCGAGCCTCTGCGCGTTGACCAACCCGAGCACCAATTCCTACCGGCGACTGGTGCCGGGGTACGAGGCCCCGGTCATAGTCTTTTTCTCTTTTGCCAACCGGACCGCTGCCATCCGGATTCCCGGCTACGTGTCGTCAGCGTCTGAGATGGCGATCGAGTACCGGATACCGGATGCCACCGCCAACCCCTACCTTTCGATGGCTGCGGTTCTGGCCGCAGGCCTGGACGGTATCAGGTCCAAGACCGATCCGGGCGCGCCGCTCAAAGGCCGGCTCGATTCTCTAGACAGGACCCTGGGCAAGAAGGCGGTGCCCTTCTCGTTGATGCGTGCGCTCGATGAGCTGAAGAGGGACAACGGGTACTTGACCCAGGACGGTATCTTCTCCAAGGAGACGATTGACAAGTGGGTCGAGATCAAGATGGACGAGGTGGAAGCGGTGGCTCGCCGGCCCCATCCCTGGGAATTCAGCCTCTACTATGGCTGCTGA
- a CDS encoding 50S ribosomal protein L19 yields the protein MAKKEAAKETKAAAPVRHEPAEIPPLRPGDSVAVHVRIVEGDKERLQLFEGTVIQIRGAGANRSFTVRKVSRGYGIERIFPYATPAIAKVEVKRHGKARRAKLYYLRKRTGREAILQEQRGEVQPRPGTVAE from the coding sequence ATGGCTAAGAAAGAAGCCGCCAAGGAAACGAAGGCCGCCGCGCCTGTCCGGCACGAGCCGGCCGAGATTCCGCCGCTGCGTCCCGGCGACAGCGTCGCAGTCCACGTGCGGATTGTCGAGGGTGACAAAGAACGCCTGCAGCTTTTCGAGGGAACGGTCATCCAGATTCGCGGAGCGGGCGCGAACCGCAGTTTCACGGTCCGCAAGGTAAGCCGCGGCTACGGTATCGAACGCATCTTCCCCTACGCCACCCCGGCTATCGCCAAAGTCGAGGTGAAACGGCACGGCAAGGCCAGGCGGGCGAAGCTCTACTACCTGCGCAAGCGGACCGGCCGCGAGGCGATACTCCAAGAGCAGCGGGGTGAAGTACAACCTAGACCAGGAACTGTGGCTGAGTAG
- the trmD gene encoding tRNA (guanosine(37)-N1)-methyltransferase TrmD codes for MQAAVITLFPEYFRGPFDCGPTRVARADGKLELSFTNPRDFTTDAHRTVDDYPFGGGAGMVLKPEPLCLAIDSVRRPGSLVVLLSPQGEGFSQPMAELFSRIDHLVLVCGRYKGVDERVRTLVDREVSVGDYVLAGGEAAAVVIIEAIARLLPGAVGHEDSVATDSFSAGILDSPYYTRPREFRGREVPEVLVSGDHASVARWRREQALKTTAQRRPELLRKEVLTESEREFLCRELEKETING; via the coding sequence ATGCAGGCAGCCGTCATCACGCTGTTCCCGGAGTACTTCCGCGGTCCTTTCGACTGCGGACCGACCCGCGTCGCCCGGGCTGACGGCAAGCTCGAACTCAGTTTCACCAACCCCCGAGATTTCACGACCGACGCCCACCGCACCGTGGACGACTACCCGTTCGGCGGCGGCGCCGGGATGGTGTTGAAACCGGAACCCCTTTGCCTGGCAATCGACAGCGTCCGCCGGCCCGGCAGCCTGGTCGTACTCCTCTCTCCGCAAGGAGAAGGTTTCTCCCAACCGATGGCTGAGTTGTTCAGCCGCATCGACCATCTGGTACTTGTCTGCGGACGGTACAAAGGTGTGGACGAGCGCGTCCGCACGCTGGTAGACCGTGAGGTGTCAGTCGGCGACTACGTGCTGGCCGGCGGCGAGGCCGCGGCCGTGGTAATAATCGAGGCCATCGCCCGGCTCCTGCCCGGGGCAGTCGGCCACGAGGACTCGGTCGCGACCGATTCGTTCTCAGCCGGTATCCTCGACTCCCCTTACTACACCCGGCCGCGCGAGTTTCGCGGCCGAGAAGTCCCGGAGGTTCTGGTGTCCGGCGACCACGCCTCGGTCGCCCGCTGGCGCCGGGAACAGGCTTTGAAGACGACCGCTCAGCGCCGGCCCGAACTCCTGCGCAAGGAAGTCCTAACCGAATCCGAGCGCGAGTTCCTCTGCCGCGAACTGGAAAAGGAGACTATCAATGGCTAA